Proteins from one Mercurialis annua linkage group LG7, ddMerAnnu1.2, whole genome shotgun sequence genomic window:
- the LOC126655396 gene encoding LOW QUALITY PROTEIN: pentatricopeptide repeat-containing protein At1g64100-like (The sequence of the model RefSeq protein was modified relative to this genomic sequence to represent the inferred CDS: deleted 1 base in 1 codon) has translation MLRLSILSNTWSATTSGFKRSYFPHQPEIGIIVQSRRLLFSNSIACFCASRNWRENSSSDNFSLRDKCKYGSFTNFDNALACFNQMLHMNPLPSADQFNMLVLSFLVRMKHYDTVVSLYKRMELFGVSSSVYTLSILINCFCHLHRVEYGFSVLGKIFKLGLEPSIVTFNTLINGLCTEGRIVRAVELLDYIVVRGYQPTLHTYSMIINGLCKSEKTSVAIGWMKEMVERGFEPEVVAYSAVIDRLCKDRLVSEALNLFNQMTSTGILPTVVTYDSLIYGMCNLGQLKQALNLLKEMLEWNIKPDVVTLSILVDGFCKEEMVLEALGVFGKMIQRGMEPDIVTYSSLIHGLSKSSLWKESSTLFNEMLNREIAPDVVTFSILIDVFCKKGMVSEAHGIINLMIQRGIQPNVVTYNSLIDGYCLQSQMDEARKLFDLMFDSGCTLDVLSYNILIKGYCKIAKIDEAKQVFDGMPHKGLTPNSITYTTLLSGLCQAGRLVSAEDLFNRMCSRGCSPDLITYLTLLHGFCKHGHLDKALALFESMKRSQLKPNKVIYSILIWSMCKAGKFEEAKELYSNLSADELQPDI, from the exons ATGCTGCGGCTAAgtattttatcaaacacttgGTCTGCAACAACTTCCGGGTTTAAGAGATCGTACTTTCCGCATCAGCCAGAAATAGGTATTATTGTTCAATCACGGCGGTTGTTGTTTTCCAATTCAATAGCTTGTTTTTGCGCTTCTAGGAATTGGCGTGAAAATTCGAGCTCTGACAATTTCTCACTGAGAGATAAATGCAAATATGGTTCTTTTACTAACTTTGATAATGCGTTAGCTTGCTTTAATCAGATGCTTCATATGAACCCTTTGCCTTCTGCTGATCAATTTAATATGTTA GTATTATCTTTTCTTGTTCGAATGAAACATTATGACACTGTTGTTTCCTTGTACAAAAGAATGGAATTATTTGGAGTTTCGTCTAGTGTTTATACTCTcagtattttaattaattgcttttgtcaTTTGCATCGTGTGGAGTATGGGTTTTCAGTTTTAGGTAAAATCTTTAAATTAGGACTTGAGCCCAGTATTGTTACGTTTAATACTTTAATTAATGGATTGTGTACAGAGGGTAGAATTGTTCGAGCAGTGGAACTATTAGATTATATTGTAGTGAGAGGGTATCAACCTACTTTGCATACCTATAGTATGATCATAAATGGTTTGTGTAAGAGTGAAAAAACTAGTGTGGCTATTGGTTGGATGAAAGAAATGGTTGAGAGAGGTTTTGAGCCGGAAGTGGTGGCATATAGTGCAGTTATTGATAGGCTTTGTAAGGACAGGCTGGTTAGTGAAGCTCTAAACCTCTTCAATCAAATGACGAGTACAGGAATATTACCTACTGTTGTAACTTACGACTCCTTAATTTATGGTATGTGCAATTTAGGCCAATTGAAGCAAGCTTTAAATTTACTTAAAGAAATGCTAGAGTGGAATATCAAACCGGATGTAGTTACCTTAAGTATATTGGTCGATGGATTTTGTAAGGAAGAAATGGTTTTGGAGGCTCTAGGTGTATTTGGCAAGATGATTCAAAGGGGAATGGAGCCTGATATAGTCACTTACAGCTCCTTAATCCATGGTCTCTCCAAGTCAAGCTTGTGGAAGGAATCTTCAACTTTGTTCAATGAAATGCTTAATCGAGAAATCGCACCAGATGTTGTTACTTTCAGCATTTTAATTGATGTGTTTTGCAAGAAAGGTATGGTTTCAGAGGCTCATGGAATCATCAATTTAATGATCCAAAGGGGTATACAGCCCAATGTTGTCACATACAATTCACTGATAGATGGATATTGTCTTCAGAGTCAAATGGACGAGGCCAGaaaattgtttgatttaatGTTCGATAGCGGTTGTACGCTAGACGTACTTAGTTATAACATCTTAATCAAAGGATACTGCAAGATTGCTAAAATTGATGAGGCAAAACAAGTTTTTGATGGAATGCCTCACAAAGGTTTAACTCCTAACTCTATTACCTACACTACTCTTTTAAGCGGCTTATGTCAGGCAGGGAGACTTGTCAGTGCAGAAGATCTTTTCAACAGAATGTGTTCTCGTGGCTGCAGCCCTGATTTAATAACATACTTAACCTTGCTTCATGGCTTTTGCAAACATGGGCATCTTGATAAGGCACTAGCACTGTTTGAATCTATGAAAAGAAGCC